From a region of the Thiorhodovibrio winogradskyi genome:
- a CDS encoding ATP-binding protein, which translates to MIPRLLESRLRELAGYYPVVAVIGPRQSGKTTLCRMVFPDRPYVSFEALDTRAFAAEDPRAFLRAHQYGAVFDEVQRVPELLSYLQTEVDEDPEPGRFVLTGSQHLGLAAAISQSLAGRCGLLTLLPPSLDELRRFPNAPDDLYSLLFQGAYPRIYDRDIPASRWLADYVATYIQRDVRQMLNVGDLNSFTGFPRLCAGRSAREINLSALGADAGITHNTARAWLSVLETSFILLRLPAWHLNLRKQLIKAPKLHLFDTGLLCHLLGIQDQEQLHLHPLRGAIFETWVVSEVYKAFTHRGTTPALFHYRESRGLEVDLLLEQGLRLNALEMKSAATLAPDFFRNLQGFRQRLAGSQPERGIGAWLVYGGDESQSRSQAKVLSWRDIGQIGASLA; encoded by the coding sequence ATGATCCCCCGCCTGCTTGAATCCCGACTGCGTGAGCTGGCCGGCTATTATCCCGTGGTTGCGGTGATTGGCCCCCGCCAGTCCGGCAAAACCACCCTGTGCCGAATGGTTTTTCCAGATCGGCCTTATGTCTCCTTCGAGGCGCTTGATACCCGCGCCTTCGCCGCCGAAGACCCTCGCGCTTTTTTGCGTGCACATCAATATGGCGCTGTTTTCGACGAGGTGCAGCGCGTCCCCGAGCTGCTGAGCTACCTGCAAACCGAGGTCGATGAAGACCCCGAGCCGGGTCGTTTCGTGCTGACTGGCTCGCAACACCTCGGCCTCGCGGCGGCCATTTCCCAATCGCTTGCCGGGCGCTGCGGTCTGTTAACCTTGCTACCGCCCAGTCTCGATGAGTTGCGTCGGTTTCCAAACGCGCCGGATGATCTCTACTCGCTGCTCTTCCAGGGTGCTTATCCGCGTATCTACGACCGCGACATCCCAGCTTCACGCTGGCTGGCCGACTATGTCGCCACCTACATTCAGCGCGATGTGCGCCAAATGCTCAATGTGGGCGACTTAAATAGCTTCACCGGATTTCCGCGGCTCTGCGCCGGGCGTAGCGCGCGGGAAATCAACCTCAGTGCGCTCGGCGCCGATGCTGGTATCACCCACAACACAGCACGCGCTTGGTTGTCGGTGCTGGAGACCAGTTTCATTCTGCTGCGTCTACCGGCCTGGCACCTTAACTTGCGCAAACAACTGATCAAAGCCCCCAAATTGCATTTGTTCGACACGGGGCTCCTGTGTCATCTGCTAGGCATCCAGGATCAGGAGCAGTTGCACCTGCACCCGCTGCGCGGCGCCATCTTCGAGACCTGGGTGGTGTCCGAGGTCTACAAAGCTTTCACCCATCGCGGCACAACCCCGGCGCTGTTTCATTACCGCGAAAGCCGTGGCCTGGAAGTGGATTTGCTGCTGGAACAGGGCCTAAGGCTGAACGCCCTGGAGATGAAGTCGGCCGCGACCCTGGCACCGGACTTTTTCCGCAACCTGCAAGGCTTTCGGCAGCGCTTGGCCGGCAGTCAGCCAGAGCGCGGCATCGGCGCCTGGCTGGTCTATGGCGGGGATGAGTCTCAGTCACGCAGCCAGGCAAAGGTGCTCTCCTGGCGCGACATCGGCCAGATTGGCGCGAGCCTCGCTTAA
- a CDS encoding 30S ribosomal protein S1, protein MTEETSFAALLAENEPKAKGARHDPKVGDQVRGEIIAIDADQVFVAIGGKTEALMDIANLTAEDGSLKARVGDTIDARVTSIDTDTGAPRLGQRHGRALHGMQELEEAYRGGQAIEGQITAAIKGGVEVQISGHRAFCPASQVDLRFIEDLSSLVGERHAFRITKFSGGRKLDLVVSRRALLEEAQAAAAEETRAKLEVGAVLNGTVTQLKDFGAFVDLGGVEGMVHISELAFGHVRHPEDMLRPGQTIEVQVLRIEQTNNPRRPEKIALSIRALAQDPWSDAHSRFPVGTQVAGKVTRLQPFGAFVELAPGLEGLIHISELGGGRRVTHPQEVIKSDQTVEVRVLGVDSERRRISLALANEGAEPMDASSPEPAAPTAAKSGREQASGPGPDAAMGTFGELLREQLRQQ, encoded by the coding sequence ATGACTGAAGAGACCAGCTTTGCCGCGCTGCTCGCGGAAAATGAGCCCAAGGCCAAGGGCGCGCGGCACGATCCCAAGGTCGGCGACCAGGTGCGTGGCGAAATTATCGCCATTGATGCCGATCAGGTCTTTGTTGCCATCGGCGGCAAGACCGAGGCGCTGATGGATATCGCGAATCTCACCGCCGAGGACGGCAGCCTGAAGGCGCGGGTTGGCGACACCATTGACGCGCGGGTCACCAGTATCGATACGGACACGGGTGCGCCGCGCCTCGGCCAGCGCCATGGGCGCGCCCTGCATGGCATGCAGGAGCTGGAAGAAGCCTACCGCGGCGGTCAAGCGATTGAAGGTCAGATCACCGCCGCCATCAAAGGTGGCGTGGAGGTACAGATTTCCGGGCATCGGGCCTTTTGCCCGGCCTCCCAGGTCGATCTGCGCTTTATCGAGGATCTCTCGAGCCTGGTCGGCGAGCGCCATGCGTTTCGCATCACCAAGTTCTCCGGCGGTCGCAAGCTTGATCTGGTGGTCTCCCGCCGCGCCCTGCTCGAGGAAGCCCAAGCGGCGGCGGCGGAGGAGACCCGCGCCAAGCTTGAGGTTGGCGCGGTGCTAAATGGCACTGTCACTCAACTGAAGGACTTTGGCGCCTTCGTCGATCTCGGTGGCGTCGAGGGCATGGTCCATATCAGCGAGCTGGCCTTTGGCCATGTGCGCCATCCCGAGGACATGCTGCGTCCGGGTCAGACCATCGAGGTGCAGGTGTTGCGCATCGAGCAGACCAACAACCCCAGGCGTCCGGAAAAAATCGCCCTGTCCATCCGTGCCCTGGCTCAAGATCCCTGGAGCGATGCGCACAGCCGCTTCCCGGTCGGCACCCAGGTCGCGGGCAAGGTGACCCGGTTGCAGCCCTTCGGTGCCTTCGTGGAACTGGCGCCCGGCCTGGAGGGACTGATTCACATCAGCGAACTCGGCGGCGGCCGCCGCGTCACCCACCCGCAAGAGGTCATCAAAAGCGATCAAACAGTCGAAGTGCGGGTGCTGGGGGTGGATAGTGAACGGCGGCGAATCTCGCTCGCGCTGGCAAACGAAGGGGCCGAGCCCATGGATGCGTCCAGCCCGGAACCCGCCGCGCCCACAGCCGCCAAATCCGGGCGCGAGCAGGCATCCGGACCGGGACCAGACGCCGCGATGGGCACCTTCGGCGAACTGCTGCGGGAGCAACTGCGCCAACAATGA
- a CDS encoding SPOR domain-containing protein has protein sequence MAKTATRSSSSSRKRDRPRSTGAFWFLLGTLVGAFGMGLAWMRHDRLPTPPAKPSTAEAPKPKPTFDFYETLPREEVLVPIEETVKRNSPLPPLTPKPAGEAPATTAKPAAQTPPTQSPTQTQTSATKYRLQVGSFRDFADAERRKAELALLGFSVNIVEAEVGGAKTYRLRSAPADKAGAEALGKKLQAQGVSSMAVRDN, from the coding sequence ATGGCTAAAACCGCGACACGCAGCAGCTCATCATCGCGCAAGCGCGACCGCCCGCGGAGCACCGGCGCCTTTTGGTTTCTGCTCGGCACCCTGGTCGGGGCCTTTGGGATGGGCCTCGCCTGGATGCGGCACGACCGGCTTCCGACACCACCGGCCAAGCCCTCCACCGCCGAGGCGCCGAAACCCAAACCCACCTTCGACTTCTATGAGACCCTGCCGCGGGAAGAAGTCCTGGTGCCGATCGAAGAGACAGTGAAAAGAAATTCGCCGCTGCCGCCGCTCACCCCCAAACCCGCTGGTGAAGCCCCGGCAACAACGGCCAAGCCAGCGGCGCAAACTCCACCAACGCAGAGCCCAACACAAACCCAGACCTCGGCCACCAAGTATCGCCTTCAGGTAGGCTCCTTCCGCGACTTCGCGGATGCGGAGCGGCGCAAGGCCGAACTGGCCCTGCTGGGGTTTAGCGTGAACATCGTCGAGGCCGAGGTTGGCGGCGCCAAGACCTATCGGCTCAGATCCGCACCTGCTGACAAGGCCGGCGCCGAGGCGCTGGGCAAGAAACTCCAGGCGCAAGGGGTTAGCAGCATGGCGGTCAGAGACAACTGA
- a CDS encoding cation:proton antiporter family protein, protein MSETIAWLVGAFVGGLIARQLGLPPLVGYLIAGFGLRSAGAEATEMIERLADLGVTLLLFTIGLKLRLTSLAESHVWGAAGAHAFIFFLLSLSTLLGLGWLDVPYVRDISPVSAMVVAFALSFSSTVFAVKVLEDKGEMAALYGTLAIGILIVQDLAAVLFLEASLGKAPTPWALLLLALLPLRRALLWLLEQSGHGELLLLFGISFALGGAHLFEMVQIKGDLGALLLGVLIASHPKAGELAKALLGLKDLFLVGFFLSIGLSAAPNLDMLPLVAALLALLLVKAFLFEQLLLDFRLRARTALLCGLSLASYSEFGLIVAALAVKMGWLSADWLAIIGITLALSLIIASLLNARSHYLYELFSARLRRQERPQRIPVEREIDPGNANAMVVGMGRVGTGAYDSLARDRGMYPVGVDADQETVARHNAVGRHVVQGSATDADFWHRLHLDDGRVKLVLLAMPAVSENVFAAEHLRKEGYAGSIGAIAKFPDDEAVLRAAGVGQVFNLYAEAGSGFAQHVCEARQAVANAAA, encoded by the coding sequence ATGTCGGAGACCATCGCCTGGCTGGTGGGCGCTTTTGTCGGTGGGCTGATCGCGCGTCAGCTCGGTTTGCCCCCCTTGGTTGGGTATCTGATTGCCGGCTTCGGGTTGCGCTCCGCGGGCGCGGAAGCCACCGAAATGATCGAGCGCCTCGCGGATCTGGGCGTGACCCTGCTGCTGTTTACCATCGGGCTTAAGCTGCGCCTGACCAGCCTGGCTGAATCCCATGTGTGGGGCGCGGCCGGCGCGCATGCGTTCATTTTCTTTCTGCTCAGCCTGTCGACCCTGCTCGGCTTGGGTTGGCTGGATGTGCCCTATGTGCGCGACATCTCCCCAGTCAGCGCCATGGTGGTGGCCTTCGCGCTCAGTTTTTCGAGCACCGTTTTCGCGGTCAAGGTGCTGGAGGACAAAGGCGAGATGGCGGCTCTCTATGGCACCCTGGCCATCGGTATCCTGATTGTGCAGGATCTGGCGGCCGTGCTTTTTTTGGAAGCTTCCCTGGGCAAGGCGCCCACGCCTTGGGCCTTGTTGCTGCTGGCCTTGCTGCCCTTGCGACGGGCGCTTTTGTGGCTGCTGGAACAATCCGGGCATGGCGAGCTGCTGCTGCTGTTTGGCATTAGCTTCGCGCTCGGCGGGGCGCACCTATTCGAGATGGTGCAAATCAAGGGGGATCTTGGCGCCCTGCTGCTCGGGGTGCTGATCGCCTCGCACCCCAAGGCGGGCGAACTGGCCAAGGCGCTGCTCGGGCTCAAGGATTTATTCTTGGTCGGTTTTTTTCTTAGCATTGGCCTGAGCGCCGCGCCCAACCTCGACATGCTGCCGCTGGTGGCCGCCCTCCTTGCGCTGCTGCTGGTCAAGGCCTTTTTGTTCGAGCAGCTGCTGTTGGACTTTCGCTTGCGCGCGCGCACCGCGCTGCTGTGCGGTTTGTCGCTGGCCAGTTACAGTGAATTTGGCCTGATCGTGGCGGCGCTGGCGGTGAAAATGGGCTGGCTGTCGGCCGACTGGCTCGCCATCATTGGCATCACCCTGGCGCTGTCACTCATCATCGCCTCTTTGCTGAATGCGCGCTCGCACTATCTGTACGAGCTTTTTAGTGCCCGGCTGCGGCGCCAGGAGCGCCCCCAGCGCATTCCCGTTGAACGCGAGATCGACCCCGGCAATGCCAACGCCATGGTCGTCGGCATGGGGCGGGTCGGCACCGGTGCCTATGACAGCCTGGCGCGGGATCGCGGTATGTATCCAGTGGGCGTGGATGCCGATCAGGAAACCGTGGCCCGCCACAATGCCGTCGGGCGCCATGTGGTGCAGGGCAGTGCCACCGATGCCGATTTCTGGCATCGCCTGCATCTCGACGATGGCCGTGTAAAATTGGTCCTGCTGGCCATGCCGGCGGTGTCAGAGAATGTTTTTGCCGCCGAACATCTGCGCAAGGAGGGCTATGCCGGCAGCATCGGTGCCATCGCCAAGTTCCCGGATGACGAGGCCGTGCTGCGTGCCGCCGGCGTTGGGCAGGTGTTCAACCTCTATGCCGAGGCTGGATCAGGCTTTGCGCAGCATGTGTGCGAAGCTCGGCAGGCAGTCGCCAATGCAGCCGCTTAA
- a CDS encoding ABC transporter ATP-binding protein: MPTQAVLEVQALGRQFGGRQALRELSLRLEPGEILGLLGPNGAGKTTCLQMLAGQLAPSRGWVRILGLDLYGSPRAAKRRLGYLPERPPIYPDLRLGEYLHYCGRLRGLRDAGLRSAVAAVIRECGLETVSRRLLGRLSKGYRQRVGLAQALLHDPALLLLDEPGDGLDPLQSRELRALIRRRAERGCAVVFSSHRLDEVRHLCTSVLMLRDGRELYRGTLASGINTAPDSAQGTRVRVRLVPPSTAEALAAVEQVASAEALDDGRIRLCLQPGTNPAQLSHRLVERGFGLAELSPEPSDLERLFLDGFGAMDQAAWA, translated from the coding sequence ATGCCAACGCAAGCAGTTCTGGAGGTTCAAGCGCTCGGTCGCCAGTTTGGCGGCCGCCAGGCGCTGCGGGAGCTGAGTCTGCGCCTGGAGCCCGGCGAAATCCTCGGGCTGCTCGGTCCCAATGGCGCCGGCAAGACCACCTGCCTGCAAATGCTGGCCGGCCAGCTGGCGCCAAGTCGCGGCTGGGTGCGCATCCTCGGACTGGATCTCTATGGTTCCCCCAGGGCGGCAAAACGCCGGCTCGGATATTTGCCCGAGCGCCCGCCCATCTACCCCGATCTGCGCCTTGGCGAGTATTTGCATTACTGCGGGCGGCTGCGCGGCCTGCGCGACGCCGGTCTGCGCAGCGCGGTGGCTGCTGTGATCCGCGAATGTGGGCTGGAAACTGTCAGCCGTCGTCTGCTCGGAAGGCTGTCGAAAGGGTACCGCCAGCGTGTAGGTCTGGCACAGGCGCTGCTGCACGATCCCGCGCTCTTGCTGCTCGATGAACCCGGGGACGGACTCGACCCGCTGCAAAGCCGCGAGCTGCGTGCGCTCATCCGCCGCCGCGCCGAGCGCGGTTGCGCGGTCGTGTTCTCAAGCCACCGGCTCGATGAAGTGCGCCATCTTTGTACCTCGGTGCTGATGCTGCGTGATGGCCGCGAGTTGTATCGGGGCACTCTCGCGTCCGGGATCAACACCGCGCCCGACAGCGCCCAAGGCACTAGGGTCCGAGTGCGCCTGGTGCCACCAAGCACAGCCGAGGCCCTCGCCGCGGTGGAGCAGGTGGCCAGCGCCGAGGCGCTGGACGATGGCCGCATCCGGTTGTGCCTGCAGCCGGGAACCAATCCAGCGCAGCTCAGCCACCGCTTGGTTGAACGTGGCTTTGGCCTCGCGGAGCTGAGCCCGGAGCCGAGCGACCTCGAGCGGCTGTTCCTGGATGGCTTCGGCGCCATGGATCAGGCAGCTTGGGCGTGA
- a CDS encoding ABC transporter permease subunit, with protein MIWTIARRETLTLFQTGLIWLLLAACALILGWVFLSVLDPFVGVEREGLEQITIGALNLRLARELFGAAAVMLLLIAPLLATRLLSGELRDGRYALLASAPLAPVEILLGKWLALALVLLALSLVPLLLCLALALSAPVDLGLCLSATFGLWLLGLLFAAVGLFGASLSAQPAAAAVIAYGILILLSLINRAEFSGPRALGLLDWLSWGQHLFWFLIGAVRLSDLGYFLLLSACFLALAERQLANLLDP; from the coding sequence ATGATCTGGACCATTGCCCGACGTGAGACCCTGACGCTGTTCCAGACCGGTCTGATTTGGCTGCTGCTGGCCGCTTGCGCCCTGATTCTCGGCTGGGTCTTTCTCTCCGTGCTCGATCCCTTCGTCGGCGTCGAGCGCGAGGGGCTCGAACAGATCACCATCGGCGCGCTCAATCTGCGTCTGGCGCGCGAACTCTTCGGCGCGGCCGCCGTGATGCTGCTGTTGATCGCCCCGCTGCTCGCGACCCGTCTGCTCAGCGGCGAGTTGCGCGATGGCCGCTATGCGCTACTCGCCAGCGCTCCCCTGGCGCCGGTCGAGATTCTGCTCGGCAAATGGCTGGCGCTCGCCCTGGTGCTGCTGGCACTGTCCTTGGTGCCGCTGCTGTTGTGTCTGGCGCTGGCACTAAGCGCGCCTGTTGATCTTGGCCTGTGCCTATCCGCGACCTTTGGTCTGTGGCTGCTGGGGCTGCTGTTCGCGGCGGTGGGGCTCTTTGGCGCCAGCCTAAGCGCCCAACCGGCCGCGGCGGCCGTGATCGCTTATGGCATTCTGATTCTGCTGTCGCTGATCAACCGCGCCGAGTTCTCGGGCCCGCGGGCGCTCGGGCTGCTGGACTGGCTGTCCTGGGGGCAACATCTGTTCTGGTTTCTGATCGGCGCCGTGCGTCTGAGCGATCTGGGGTATTTCCTGCTGCTCAGCGCCTGCTTTCTAGCCCTGGCCGAGCGCCAGCTCGCGAACTTGCTAGACCCATGA
- the argS gene encoding arginine--tRNA ligase — protein MKQALLSLVEQAWAALASQDGLDPSAAHGRAQIDRARDPAHGDFASNAAMVLSKTARCKPRDLAARLVEHLPESPLVARVEIAGPGFINFFLAEAAYLRLIPEVLAAGPNHGRCDHGAGERVQVEFVSANPTGPLHVGHGRGAAYGAVVANLLEAVGYQVHREYYVNDAGRQMDILATSVWLRYLELCGETLRFPANGYRGDYVWDIAAALHREHGDAYRAEASVVFADVPEDAPSADELSDTGTPLPGAPAGDKEAHIDALINRAQQLLGDNRYRLVFELGLNTILDDIREDLAGFGVEYQQWYSERTLAESGAVTKAVERLRAAGHVYERDGALWFRSSGFGDEKDRVLVRENGQSTYFASDIAYHADKLERGFARVFDIWGADHHGYVPRVKAALQALGDDPARLEVLLVQFAILYRGGQKVQMSTRSGDFVTLRELRREVGKDAARFFYIMRRCEQHLDFDLDLAKSQSNDNPVYYVQYAHARIESVLRQATEKNLPIQGTADLEQLARLSEPHEQSLLRTLARYPEVVMAAALEAEPHQLTAYLRELATDFHAYYNAHPFIVEDQPLREARGALILAVRQVLRNGLGLIGVSAPEAM, from the coding sequence ATGAAGCAAGCACTTCTCTCCCTGGTTGAACAAGCCTGGGCCGCCCTGGCGAGCCAGGACGGTCTCGACCCGAGCGCCGCGCACGGCCGCGCGCAGATTGATCGCGCGCGCGATCCGGCCCATGGCGACTTCGCCTCCAATGCGGCCATGGTGTTGTCCAAGACGGCACGCTGCAAACCGCGCGATCTTGCCGCGCGCTTGGTTGAGCATCTGCCTGAATCGCCCCTGGTGGCGCGGGTGGAGATCGCGGGGCCTGGTTTCATCAATTTCTTCCTGGCCGAAGCGGCCTATCTGCGCCTGATCCCCGAGGTTCTCGCCGCCGGCCCCAACCATGGCCGCTGTGATCATGGCGCCGGGGAGCGGGTGCAGGTGGAGTTCGTCTCGGCCAACCCGACCGGCCCACTGCATGTCGGGCATGGGCGCGGCGCCGCCTATGGCGCGGTGGTGGCGAATCTGCTCGAGGCGGTCGGCTATCAGGTGCATCGGGAATACTATGTCAACGATGCCGGGCGGCAAATGGACATTCTCGCCACCTCGGTCTGGTTGCGCTATCTGGAACTCTGCGGCGAGACATTGCGCTTTCCGGCCAATGGCTATCGCGGGGATTATGTGTGGGACATCGCCGCCGCGCTGCACCGCGAGCATGGTGATGCCTACCGGGCCGAGGCGAGCGTGGTCTTTGCTGACGTGCCCGAGGATGCGCCGAGCGCGGATGAATTGAGCGACACTGGCACGCCCTTGCCAGGTGCGCCCGCTGGTGACAAAGAGGCGCATATCGATGCGCTCATCAATCGCGCCCAGCAGCTGCTTGGCGACAACCGCTACCGGCTGGTGTTCGAGCTGGGGCTAAATACCATCCTCGATGATATTCGCGAGGATCTGGCCGGCTTTGGCGTGGAGTATCAGCAGTGGTATTCCGAACGCACCCTGGCCGAGAGCGGCGCCGTGACCAAGGCGGTTGAGCGCCTGCGCGCGGCCGGGCATGTCTACGAGCGCGACGGGGCGCTCTGGTTTCGCTCCAGCGGCTTTGGCGACGAAAAAGACCGGGTGTTGGTTCGCGAGAATGGCCAGAGCACCTATTTTGCCTCCGACATCGCCTACCATGCCGACAAGCTCGAACGCGGTTTCGCCCGGGTGTTTGATATCTGGGGCGCCGATCACCACGGCTATGTGCCGAGGGTCAAGGCGGCGCTTCAGGCGTTGGGCGATGATCCCGCCCGCCTTGAGGTTCTGCTGGTGCAGTTCGCCATCCTCTACCGGGGCGGGCAAAAGGTGCAGATGTCCACCCGCTCGGGTGACTTTGTCACCCTGCGCGAGCTGCGCCGGGAGGTGGGAAAGGACGCCGCGCGCTTCTTTTACATCATGCGCCGCTGTGAGCAGCACCTGGACTTTGACCTGGATTTGGCCAAGAGCCAAAGCAACGACAATCCGGTTTACTATGTGCAATATGCTCATGCACGCATCGAGAGCGTGCTGCGCCAGGCGACGGAGAAAAACCTGCCCATCCAGGGCACGGCGGACCTGGAGCAGCTCGCGCGCTTGAGCGAGCCACATGAGCAAAGTCTGTTGCGCACCCTGGCGCGCTATCCCGAGGTGGTGATGGCCGCCGCGCTCGAGGCCGAGCCGCATCAGCTCACCGCCTATCTGCGCGAGCTGGCAACGGACTTTCATGCTTATTACAACGCGCACCCCTTCATCGTCGAAGACCAACCCCTGCGCGAGGCGCGCGGCGCGCTGATTCTGGCGGTTCGCCAGGTGCTCCGCAATGGGCTTGGACTCATCGGCGTCTCGGCGCCCGAGGCGATGTAG
- a CDS encoding GGDEF domain-containing protein: MLPHWAHAEVLELEDQANGQRAEGYLSVLRDPSGQLEYRPARLFLLARFAPLSGALVTLPRTLGWVQDSLWVEHAFQVGVSLEVLLFSLALARRIELLRREKQEALQRAETDPLTGLLNRAGLFRRINTLLERGQPGALLLVDLDHFKPVNDQLGHAAGDLVLTQVAERLGTLVRANDDLVARIGGDEFVLVLRGMRDCAAAGVRDTAQARDGYLLAFFDVQLCNDNN; this comes from the coding sequence ATGCTGCCTCATTGGGCACATGCCGAGGTGCTGGAGCTCGAGGATCAGGCCAACGGTCAGCGCGCCGAGGGTTATCTCTCGGTGCTGCGTGACCCCAGCGGACAGCTCGAGTATCGCCCGGCGCGTTTGTTCCTGCTCGCACGGTTCGCGCCCCTGAGCGGCGCACTGGTCACGCTACCACGCACCCTTGGCTGGGTCCAGGATTCGCTCTGGGTTGAACACGCTTTCCAAGTGGGCGTATCACTCGAGGTGCTACTGTTTTCACTCGCGCTCGCCCGCCGCATCGAGCTACTGCGGCGCGAGAAACAGGAGGCCTTGCAGCGCGCCGAGACTGACCCGCTGACCGGGTTGCTCAATCGCGCAGGGCTGTTTCGGCGCATCAATACGCTGCTTGAGCGCGGCCAGCCGGGTGCGCTGTTGCTGGTGGATCTGGATCATTTCAAACCGGTGAACGATCAACTTGGCCATGCCGCCGGTGATCTGGTGCTAACACAGGTCGCGGAACGCCTGGGCACCCTAGTGCGAGCCAATGATGACCTAGTCGCGCGCATCGGCGGCGATGAATTCGTCCTGGTGCTACGCGGCATGCGTGACTGCGCCGCCGCCGGCGTGCGAGACACTGCCCAGGCCCGTGACGGTTATCTTTTAGCCTTCTTTGATGTCCAGTTGTGCAATGACAACAACTAA
- a CDS encoding Hsp20 family protein, with amino-acid sequence MTTLDFSPLFRSMIGFDRLASSLENAYRSEPGGYPPYNVELESENKYRISLAVAGFGEDELGLEVKENVLSVTGQRREETKDRQYLYRGIANRGFERKFQLADYVKVVDARLENGLLHIDLEREVPEAMKPRKIEIRRDQAGSQRFIEAEHAKAA; translated from the coding sequence ATGACCACACTCGACTTCTCACCACTGTTCCGCTCCATGATTGGCTTTGATCGCCTCGCCTCCTCGCTCGAGAACGCCTATCGCAGCGAGCCCGGCGGCTATCCTCCCTACAATGTGGAGCTGGAGAGCGAGAACAAGTATCGCATCAGCCTGGCCGTCGCTGGCTTCGGCGAGGACGAACTGGGGCTTGAGGTCAAGGAAAACGTGCTGAGCGTGACCGGCCAGCGGCGCGAGGAGACCAAGGATAGGCAATACCTGTATCGGGGCATTGCCAACCGCGGGTTCGAGCGCAAGTTCCAGCTCGCTGACTATGTCAAAGTGGTCGACGCCCGGCTCGAGAACGGCCTGCTGCACATCGACCTTGAACGCGAAGTGCCCGAGGCGATGAAGCCGCGCAAGATCGAGATTCGTCGCGATCAGGCGGGTTCGCAGCGGTTCATCGAGGCGGAACACGCCAAGGCCGCATGA
- the apbC gene encoding iron-sulfur cluster carrier protein ApbC, producing MSDLTKDVIEEAIKGYKEPHLDRDLVSAKLIKAIEIEGDQVKVKVTLGFPAQGARDTIAAALSERIKAVPGVGAVQVDVNWEIKAHSVQKSLKPIGQVKNIIAVASGKGGVGKSTTAVNLALALAAEGARVGILDADIYGPSQPRMLGITGKPESKDGNSLEPMTSHGLQAMSIGFLIDEETPMIWRGPMVTQALEQLLNDTNWGALDYLVIDLPPGTGDTQLTLAQKVPVSGAIIVTTPQDIALLDARKGLKMFQKVEVPVLGIVENMSIHICSNCGHEEHIFGQGGGASMSEQYGVQLLGSLPLDIHIREEADSGKPTVVAQPESRLTEIYREIARKTAAKLSLQAKDYAAKFPRIVIENN from the coding sequence ATGTCCGACCTGACCAAAGACGTCATCGAAGAAGCCATCAAGGGCTACAAAGAACCCCATTTGGACCGGGATCTGGTGTCCGCCAAATTGATCAAGGCCATTGAGATCGAAGGCGATCAGGTCAAGGTCAAAGTCACCCTTGGGTTTCCTGCCCAGGGCGCGCGCGACACCATCGCGGCAGCGCTGAGCGAGCGGATCAAGGCTGTTCCCGGCGTCGGCGCCGTGCAGGTCGATGTCAACTGGGAGATCAAGGCGCATTCCGTGCAGAAGTCGCTTAAGCCCATCGGCCAGGTGAAGAACATCATCGCCGTGGCCTCCGGCAAGGGCGGCGTTGGCAAATCCACCACGGCCGTGAACCTGGCGCTGGCCCTGGCGGCAGAAGGCGCGCGGGTCGGCATTCTGGATGCCGACATCTATGGCCCCTCCCAGCCGCGGATGCTGGGCATCACCGGCAAGCCGGAATCCAAAGACGGCAACAGCCTGGAGCCCATGACCAGCCATGGCCTGCAGGCCATGTCCATCGGCTTTTTGATTGATGAAGAAACGCCCATGATCTGGCGCGGTCCCATGGTCACCCAGGCGCTGGAGCAACTGCTCAACGACACCAACTGGGGCGCACTCGACTACCTGGTCATCGACCTGCCGCCCGGCACCGGTGACACCCAGCTCACTCTGGCGCAAAAAGTGCCAGTCTCGGGCGCCATTATCGTCACCACGCCCCAGGACATCGCCCTGCTCGACGCGCGCAAGGGTCTGAAAATGTTCCAGAAAGTGGAGGTTCCCGTGCTTGGCATCGTGGAGAACATGAGTATCCATATCTGCTCCAACTGCGGCCATGAAGAACACATTTTTGGCCAGGGCGGCGGTGCCTCCATGTCCGAGCAATACGGCGTGCAACTCCTCGGTTCCCTGCCGCTTGACATCCATATCCGCGAGGAAGCCGACAGTGGAAAGCCCACGGTCGTCGCCCAGCCAGAATCCCGTCTAACCGAGATTTATCGCGAAATAGCGCGTAAGACGGCAGCCAAACTCTCGCTCCAAGCCAAGGACTACGCGGCCAAATTCCCGCGCATTGTGATCGAGAACAATTAA